TGAGTACATATGCTCACTTGTTAAGGAAGATATGAAGACAAAATCAGcacattttatatttacaaGTGGCAAGCCAATGTCTTTATATGATCAGGTAGCCGTGGCATTACGAAGGCTGGGATCAGGTGATTCGCTGGTCACAATTGGTGACTCGTTCGGGCTAAACCACTCAACTGTCTCACAAGTCACTTGGCGATTTGTCGAATCCATGGAAGAAAGAGGGCTACACCACTTGCAATGGCCTACCGAATCAGAAATGGTTGCAATCAAATCCAAATTCGAGCAAGTACGTGGCCTTCCCAACTGCTGTGGTGTAATTGATGCTACACACATTACAATGTGTTTGCCTGCCTCAGAACCTTCGAGTAACGTGTGGCTTGATCACGAGAAGAACCACAGCATGGTCTTGCAGGCGATAGTGGATGCTGACATGAGGTTCCGTGACATAGTCACCGGCTGGCCAGGTAAAATGAAGGATTGGTTGGTGTTTGAGAGTTCAAACTTCTGCAAACTTTGTGATAAAGGAGACAGGTTGAATGGTAAGACATTACTTGTCTCTGAAGGATGTGAAATAAGGGAATATATTATTGGCGATTTAGGCTATCCTCTACTGCCTTACCTCCTTGTCCCCTATGAAGGAAAAGAGCTCGCCGAGCCAAAGGCGAATTTTAACCGGCAGCATTTCGCGACGCGGATGCTGGGGCAGAGGGCGCTGATGAGGCTAAAGGAGATGTGGAAAATCATTCAAGGATCAATGTGGCGGCCGGACAAACACAGGTTGCCGAGGATCATTCTGGTTTGCTGCTTACTTCACAACATTGTTATCGATATGGAAGACGAGGTGCAGGATGAGCTTTCTTTGGCTCACAATCACGACTCCGGTTACCATCAACTGATATGTGGAGCTTCAGATGCAAAGGGAGCATCACTGAGAGAAAAGCTCTCTCTCTACTTGACTAGAATTCTGCCTCCATGATCATCATACTCTGTTACTTTTTGAAATTCATAGTCTATTCAAGTTGAGGTTTTAGAGCAATCGGATTTTAGAGTAAAATGGAAAATCATAGTTACTTGCTTGCGtgcattttcattttctgttttcatttttgtgttttctgttttcaaaatttcgtgaaagaaaaagaaaatagaagataaaAACAGAAACAGAATTGTATTGTTttcactatttttctttttctctttacaaaattctaaaaacagaaaacagtcaaactggagaaaaaaatgaaaatgtgaACGAAACGCAGCTAAATTTTTTCCTTTCATCCTTTTCCCTCTAAAATCTCAGCTTACAAATACACCTCGCTTGTGATATTGATCTTtctctttgatttctttgaggatcaaTGTAGTGGTAAACTCATGTCAACTTAAATTTCTTAGTAGAATTAACAGAGTTGATCATAACTAGGTCAATTGTACTTGGATTTGAGTAATATTTTCACATTACATTCGTGGATACTATTTGAAGAATCATGTGTAAATACTTATGATTTCAGATGCTTTTGTTATGAACCTTACTAGGAAATTTATTACTGAATTTGAGGTTATTGTTGTTGAACTAACTCAttggatctttttttttttttttgcgcaAATGTTTCTTGACTGAGAAACTTatgtctttttattattatttaagatagatcatgtaataattttatttttggacaatttgttgattaaaaaaaaaaattgaacataaTAGTGCATaacctttaaattttcttgatagtagttaaaaagataaatttcttGAGTCAAGTTTTTTTGGCATAAGCTGTTCAAGTCACAGAGTATTTTCGCTAAAGGTTTCTATACCAAAGGTTTTTTCTTTACCTATTTTTGGGACTTTAAAGATTTTTCTTTCGAATTCCGCTAGGGAgtcaatggaatatttgtacaatgtgtataatagaCTATTTATTTGGcccaatataaattaaaaaatgaacatttaaaataaaatattactaattttttaaatacaatacATCCATACTATCCAAAATAAACATCTGGGTACCAGAAATAATAAACATCTACTGAATCGAATATCCCTAAATccccattgtacacattatacaaatacTCCATTAGGTAGCTATACTTCCTCTTTTCTTATATATTTAAAGGGAAATCCTAAACGTATTTGTTGGAAAGCTTTCTATAACTTAATTGAGTAATTGACTCATCGTAACTACTTTGACTTAACGAAGCTTCTGCATTGGAACACTTTTCTTGCCTCTGCTGACTTCTTTCTTCGTTTCCTTGCTTTATTCTCACAAATTAAACTTTAGGATTTTCcacttttaacttttattttaaatattacgaaaatagatttttttaatttttttctcaatttttttataaaatgtgatctctcattatttaatattttttctcatctattttttttagtctcgcttaaaaaatatatgataaaaaattacatttttacaaaaatattgaaaaaaaataaaaaaatccatttccAATACTAACTGTTTACCGTAGTAGTTAAAATATCAACgagatttaataatttaaaatgttatttttatcttttacctAAATACTTTTAGGGCCTAATTAAGAACTAAATTCTTTcgccaataagaaaagagagctAAATGTTGTTAAAAAGATTGATTTCTAAGCTTTTTTGATAGACTCATAGTAAgtaatagaatttaattttatatactgctaatatgaatatatatcatttaatttatttttaatatatattttatattttaacatatttcttttataaataattgatttatatatatatatatataacaattgaTTCTAAATAATGACATTATAGGATATGATAGATAAATTTCGTCTTGATTCACAATTCACTGTTACAACAACCTTTTTGGGTTTCTTTGGTAGCTAAACTCTTACTTATGTTGTgaacatttaattaaaaatcttttttatcttaGGACCCACGCGGTGTAACAATCTTCTTAGCTTCTACCTTCCATTTTCCTTTCTactcattcatactcattcccATCGTAATTTCCACTCTCACTAATGTTTTTCTCTGGATTCTTCAACATGGACAACCATAAATGACAAAACACAACCCATCTATGTAGTCATATACACACGCTCACGCAATCTTATTCTTAACAACGTCatcttaattatatatctataatcatttctgaaaataaattattataccCCAaggtataattaattaattaagatcgtaaatttattttttaattaataattccttcgttacaaagaaaaagcaattaGTCCCATTGTTGTACTTCAACCGCGTTACTTAGTTTCCCACTATCAATCATTGCTTAATTACATACAAGTAATTAAACTAAAACTATAGTCTATAGTCAGTTGCTACTGTCATATATATATTAGAGCTCGGTGCAACCAAAATTCACACATAATTATCACCATAAAACATTACATTCCTCAACCTTATATTATACATGCAATAGTACCCTGTTGGTCTACTTAGACATGGTTAATTGCTTGATGTTACTAACAAAAGTTGGTGAGACCAAAACCAATAACCATCCATTGAAGGGTGGTGGCTTTAAGTGCAAGACATGTCATAGGAGGTTCCTATCTTTTCAAGCACTTGGAGGACACAGAGCGAGTCATAAGAAGCTTAAGCTCATGATGGGTGCAGATCTTTCGTGTCAATTACCGTCAAGTTCTTCGTTATCATCGTGGAACATGATGACGAAGAACAAGATGCACTCGTGTTCTATTTGTGGGCTGGAGTTTGCGGTTGGACAAGCCCTTGGAGGACATATGAGAAAGCATAGAAATGGTGGAATGGTAATTCATGATCATGGTGCCATGACCAAATCTACTAGTGATGGTAGTGTTAAAACTAGAAGGTTTAATTTGTGCTTAGACTTGAACCTCACGCCCTCTGAGAATGATCTCAAGCTTAATTAACCTAAAGACTCCTATGTTGGAttgttttatttgattattggAGTATTTTCTTAATTTGAGGCAACTTCTAGTTGTAGTCTTTCATTTAACTTTTTTGTctggaatttaatttttttttcttaagcatactagttttttttttatgtgctGAGAATCtaaccattaaaaaaaataaaattaacgtTGTGCCTGTAAAAAATAAGTTTCTATTGACAAAACTAtagaaactttaaaaaattattcgaaatttttaaattatcttttttaaattaacctAATCTTAATCCCAACTCTAACTTTACCCACCCCCAATAAGTCCAATAATTAAAAGTAGTAACGAAAGAATCCATCAAATTCTATAGCTACTACCATAGCTATGAACTCTCCAAATTTATCTTTGTCTCTCTTCTTCATTAACTCATGCTGGAACACAGATTTCAACAACAAGGTCGTAGTGCCAACCATATTTTCTGGTGAGAATGCTACCGCTGTTGTGGCAGAAAAATCTAACGTTTTCGATCTCCGCATTTGTACGCCTCCAATGATAGATGATAATAATTAAGTCCCTATTATTCTTCGGTGCAAGCTTTCGGAGCTTCCACAGGTTTGATCGTAGAGATTATTGAATGAATGTGGTTCGatcggtggagtttctgcattgaataaatgaggGACAAGTGTTGAATTTGACGAGGTGCAGGTGATTTTGCTATTGGATTCGGGTACGAACAATGGAATTATAGTGAGAGaggtttatttaattattcaaatcactggagaatattaatattaaaatgttGTAGCACTAATGTTGTACAATGTTATTGTTCCTTTGACTTGACCTTGGTTTTACTAACTCTTTAGATAATTGAAGCccttgaagaaagagaaagaaagagaaataccATAACTACTAAGTTTGTCGACTATAAGGAGAGAAAAGGAAGGTGTTGTTCTTTCTTTGCTAAATGATCAACAGCAAAGTTTGCTTCTTTGAGAACATGACTCCAATACACTTGAGGGATTCGATTGGCATGAAACTTAATCACTTCAATAAGAAAAGAGTACGGGTGGTCCGCAGGACATCCATGAGAGATAAATTTTAGAACAGCAGTCGAATTAGATTCTATGATAACAATAGATTGAGCAAGATTAGAGGCACTTTTAAGAACAtggattataaaaatataactctAAATAGAATTTCTATatttctaaaaactaaaaataaaagataaaaaaaaagattttgaatgaTTTGAATTGAACAAGAACCACTTATCCTTCCCTAAAGCTCTGCATGCATAATTGAGCAACTTCTAAGGTTACAAGAGAAGCCTTTCACAAAACCTCCAAGATGGTTCCTAACAACTCCACCACACGCAGCATTATTTTTAtacgcaaaaaaaaaagagagagagagagccaTCAACATTCAATTTTACAACACCTTCACTAGGGGAAGTCCAGCATATTGGACAATCATGCTTAGCACTATAGGTGCTTAAATGAGTCATATTCCTTGTGAACCGGCTGAATTCATCACTTCAGGTTCGAATTTGAGCTATGACTGAAGATGCAAGGCTGTTTTTACCTTCGAAAATTAGCTTATTGCGGAAGAACCAGATTGAGGAGGTAGTAACACCAAAAATGTATTGCCAGTTGCTGTGTGCGGAGAGGTTAGCTTTAATCCAATCATGCAGGCTTGAATTAAAGAAACCTTGTTTTCACATTGGTGGTAAAAGGGCATCCCAAATGCTAGACGCAAAAGCACAATCTCTTAGTACATAAAATGTAGTTTTATTGTAATTGCTACATCTTGAATAGAGGGGGAGTTTGATAAGTGACGAGGTTGTCTTTTCGCATACCTGATACGTTCGGGTCCTCTTTAATGccaaacaaaatcaaatatgTCATTAAGAAGAGGCTGATTAGtactagaaaaaaaatgataaaaaagtagcagaatattaaaatatatgagGTTAGATTAAGAGGGACCATTTAAaagtgtttaaattttttataataaaaatttgattatttacttaaaaataataaaacaaatgaaataaaatgacTAGGCCCATTGTATAATTTTCAACAattcatttagaaaaattattttttgaaattatttttatcttaagttttaaattttttaaaattaacttaaaaaactataataaaaaattaattattattaacaaattaaaaaataatttcttatttttattaatttgtagTCGTTTTTTACCGgctgttaatataaaaaatatggatGAATTAGTtctcttcttaattttttttttcaaaaactaaaactaaaagaaaaaaattacaaattttttaactacattaacctctaaaatatttttggaatttgggtaacaaaaactaataataaagtTTTTACGTGGAATGATTAGTCACTGCTTTAACCGTGAATAGTGAATACTatcgaaaatatatatatatatatataggcaaAAAAAAGTTTGTTTTTATGTGGTGATTGGTCAAGCAAGGTCTATTATTCTCATTATTCTATTCTTGGCATTGCAACTTGCATGCGTTGCATTTCCTCATACACCGAACCAATTGTATGTTGTTAAAGTTTCTCAGCCCATCCAACGGTCCAGATTCCATCTGAGGAAGACACGTGTCGAGAAACGAATGGGCGTAACCCTGAGTAGCGATCGGTTCAGGTTCACCCTATCCTACAACCCTTCCAAGAGAAAGAAATCGAGGTCTTCCGATTAGGTTTCCGGGCACGGATCGTGGAACGTTCTCGAAGCTTCTTCCCTCTTACTGTTCCAATTTCGCAAAGGTAATCGCTTTCTTCTAATTCCTTTAGCtcggttattttattttagcgCTGGTGAATTTATGGGAATTTTTTTTCTGTAATCAGCTTGATATgcagtttcaattttttttttcttgaaagaaAGATTATATGTAATGTAATGTGAggtagtaaaaattaaaattcattatTAATTGGTTGTTTTTGAAACATTGAAGGATGTGTGTGAAGTGTGAACTATGTTACAGTACATTAAGGGGATTTTTCTCTTGTTTCAGGAGTTGTTTTGGTGATTTGGGAACTGAGAAAATTTTCACTTGGAATCAGCAACAAATTTACAGTGGATTCACCTGCAAACCCAGAAGCAAATggtatatataatttgtcaacTTTTTCTACTAGGATGAGTAAATTGTGCATTGTTCACTGCTTTTCCTTTTGGCTGAAGATTCTGTATTGGTATAAGTGTTGTTCATTTGTAAGGAGCTTAATTTAGTCCTTCTTGCGAATGCACATTGGGTTTGTAGATAGATGTTGCACTTGCATGTTGCTTCTATTGTTTGGAAAATCAAGGAGCTTCTCATGCTTTCATATGATATTTTGGGCTCATTGCTTTTGGCTTGAGAGTTGAGACTGAGGATCTGTAAAAGTATAAAGCATCTGTAAACAAATGGAATGTGGGGAGCACAACAAAATCTCGGTGATAGGGATATCATTGTCTTATATATGTGATTAAATGAGTAAAGGGCTTATGATAGAAGACCTTAACATCAAAGGTTACTTCTGGATAAGCCAGGTTGGTAGTCTCTATTATTGGGATAAGCCAAAGAGGATGATCTAAAAGAAAAGTTTCAAACCGCTATACGGTCTTACTTTTAGACTCaattatatatgtttgattaCGATTTGtgcaaattttattttgtatgaaaccAAATATATAATCAAAACATAAAAGGCTAAAACCTGCAGCATTTTTCTATTGCCATGTCATTTGTCAGTTTGCATACATGTAACATTTCTAGTGAATAGCAACACTTTTCACTAAATTACTGTCTACCTGGTCATCTGACATAGTCTGGGATGTAATTAACCACCTTTATCCTGCTTAAATGTTattgattgaatttgaatgaaaCAAAGAAAAGCTGATAATTGCTAAGATGTAAAGTTATAgtgagtattttttttctttttcttttctttttttgcagTCTTTTCAAAATAAGGGATTTTGGACGGTAAAGGGTTCAGGACACATTAATGACAGAGAGACAACTTTTGATAATCCTTCCAAAGTTGAACCAAAACGACCTCATCAGTGGTTTGTTGATTCTGCTGAAGTGGATCTTTTTCCAAACAAGAAGCAAGCAGTAGAAGATGTAAATGGAAAATCAAGTTCGGGATTTTCAAATGTCAATTATCCTCCTTGGGACAACAGCTCTGGTTTTTCGGTATCAAATATTGTTGATCAGTTATTTGGGTCTGAAACCAGGCAGGTCAATGTCATTGAAAAGAATGTTTATGTTCCAGCTGGTAGCTCTAATGTCAGATCAAGGGCAATGACTAATCAGTATGGGGACAATTCCTCTATTGGCTTGTCTATCTCTCATTCAGTTGAAAATTCGGAAGCACCTCTAAATTATGGTGGAGTTAAAAAAGTTAAAGTAAGTCAGGTTAAGGATATTGATGGTGTGCGACATCATCCTGAGG
The genomic region above belongs to Arachis duranensis cultivar V14167 chromosome 3, aradu.V14167.gnm2.J7QH, whole genome shotgun sequence and contains:
- the LOC107476875 gene encoding protein ALP1-like → MMGPVRGYKKRKKQDKKHDENGSSASGSPQNKEGPLDWWHDFSKRINGLQQSPSKSLDSFQAVFKISRNTFEYICSLVKEDMKTKSAHFIFTSGKPMSLYDQVAVALRRLGSGDSLVTIGDSFGLNHSTVSQVTWRFVESMEERGLHHLQWPTESEMVAIKSKFEQVRGLPNCCGVIDATHITMCLPASEPSSNVWLDHEKNHSMVLQAIVDADMRFRDIVTGWPGKMKDWLVFESSNFCKLCDKGDRLNGKTLLVSEGCEIREYIIGDLGYPLLPYLLVPYEGKELAEPKANFNRQHFATRMLGQRALMRLKEMWKIIQGSMWRPDKHRLPRIILVCCLLHNIVIDMEDEVQDELSLAHNHDSGYHQLICGASDAKGASLREKLSLYLTRILPP
- the LOC107476874 gene encoding zinc finger protein ZAT12, which codes for MVNCLMLLTKVGETKTNNHPLKGGGFKCKTCHRRFLSFQALGGHRASHKKLKLMMGADLSCQLPSSSSLSSWNMMTKNKMHSCSICGLEFAVGQALGGHMRKHRNGGMVIHDHGAMTKSTSDGSVKTRRFNLCLDLNLTPSENDLKLN